From Marinobacter alexandrii, one genomic window encodes:
- a CDS encoding tyrosine-type recombinase/integrase: MEEVGLILQNTPNLKHKALLTVLYSAGLRVGELLSLKITDIDADHMRIWVREGKGCKDRLTTLSPHLLKLLRLYYQRYRPENYLFEGSAGHQYSSTSVRKVLNRASLKAGIKKKVKPHTLRHSFATHLLEQGTNLRYIQSLLGHGSSKTTEIYTHVSSRNLEDIKSPLDSMVSKSIFER; the protein is encoded by the coding sequence ATGGAGGAAGTAGGTCTTATTCTGCAAAACACACCCAACCTAAAACATAAAGCATTACTTACAGTCTTGTATTCGGCAGGTTTGCGTGTGGGTGAATTACTTAGCTTAAAAATTACAGACATTGACGCTGACCACATGCGGATATGGGTGAGAGAAGGCAAAGGATGTAAAGATAGGCTGACGACTTTGTCTCCTCACCTACTGAAACTACTACGTCTGTATTATCAGCGATATCGACCTGAAAATTATTTATTTGAGGGATCTGCGGGCCATCAATATTCCTCCACGAGTGTCCGGAAAGTTTTGAATCGAGCCTCTCTAAAAGCCGGAATTAAGAAAAAGGTAAAACCTCATACATTGAGGCATAGTTTTGCAACACATCTTCTGGAGCAAGGCACGAATCTTAGGTATATTCAAAGCTTGCTTGGTCATGGCAGCTCAAAAACCACAGAGATCTATACCCATGTGAGCAGCAGAAATTTGGAAGATATCAAGAGCCCATTGGACAGTATGGTTTCGAAAAGTATATTTGAAAGGTAG
- the sufD gene encoding Fe-S cluster assembly protein SufD — protein sequence METSTILDSLTTSFQGNQVQEDALKMLNEIGLPHKKSEAYKFTPVTSLLEKNIDFSLEGKSIFDSEKLYKEDGSHLVFINGELSIEQSTISNDVTYEVAEVSKGKHDPLSLLNTAYAKQEVRILSNQEASVFIYHFNSNGISNPRIKVNVQDGHTFRVIEKLITPTDSKTFTNSYIEFEVGKNAFGYHTKVQNYNTETFSHETVIANVSRDSHFYNNTFSFEGAMVRNNLTINLDAENCEGHMYGLFLLDKKSHVDNNTSVDHMKPNSYSNELYKGILDEKSTGVFNGKIYVRQDAQKTNAFQSNNNILLSEDATLHTKPQLEIWADDVKCSHGCTSGQLDEDAIFYLRARGINEKSAKAMILNAFARETMEHVKVESVISEVQQLIDKKLS from the coding sequence ATGGAAACTTCTACAATATTAGATAGTCTTACTACTTCCTTTCAAGGCAATCAAGTTCAAGAAGATGCCCTAAAGATGTTGAATGAAATAGGGCTTCCGCACAAGAAGTCTGAAGCCTATAAATTCACACCTGTCACTTCTTTGCTTGAAAAGAACATTGATTTCAGCTTAGAAGGGAAAAGCATATTTGATTCCGAGAAGCTTTACAAGGAAGATGGAAGTCACCTTGTTTTTATCAACGGTGAACTATCGATTGAGCAGTCTACTATTTCAAATGATGTAACCTATGAGGTCGCGGAAGTTTCTAAAGGAAAGCATGACCCTTTAAGTTTATTGAATACGGCTTATGCAAAGCAGGAAGTAAGAATCTTGTCAAATCAAGAAGCTTCTGTATTCATTTATCATTTTAACTCTAATGGGATTTCCAATCCACGCATTAAAGTCAATGTACAGGATGGTCATACATTCAGAGTCATCGAAAAATTGATCACTCCTACAGACTCAAAAACCTTCACCAATTCCTATATTGAATTTGAGGTTGGAAAAAATGCTTTTGGATATCACACAAAAGTTCAAAACTACAATACCGAAACATTTAGTCACGAGACGGTAATAGCCAACGTGTCTAGAGATTCGCACTTCTACAACAACACATTTTCCTTTGAAGGAGCCATGGTTAGAAATAACCTGACAATCAATCTAGACGCTGAAAACTGTGAAGGTCATATGTATGGCTTATTTCTGCTCGATAAAAAATCTCATGTAGACAACAACACATCTGTTGACCACATGAAACCCAACTCGTATAGCAATGAGCTTTACAAAGGAATTCTGGATGAAAAATCAACGGGAGTTTTTAATGGGAAAATTTATGTGCGACAAGATGCACAGAAAACAAACGCATTTCAGTCCAACAACAACATTTTACTTTCTGAAGACGCGACGCTTCATACCAAGCCTCAATTAGAAATTTGGGCAGATGATGTGAAATGCTCGCATGGATGTACTTCTGGTCAATTGGATGAGGATGCTATTTTCTATTTAAGAGCTAGAGGAATTAATGAAAAAAGCGCGAAAGCGATGATTCTCAATGCTTTTGCACGAGAGACTATGGAGCATGTAAAAGTGGAGTCTGTTATTTCGGAAGTTCAACAATTGATCGATAAAAAATTAAGCTAA
- the sufB gene encoding Fe-S cluster assembly protein SufB has protein sequence MSTDDQILEEFTSKEYEHGWSVDFEADEAPLGINEDIVRFISAKKEEPQWLLDWRLKAFDQWKKMTEPKWANINYPGVDYQAIRYYSAPKQDKKPKSLEEVDPELLKTFERLGISLTEQKRLTGVAVDAVIDSVSVATTFKDKLSELGVIFCSFSEAVHEHPELIKKYLGSVVPANDNYFAALNSAVFSDGSFCYIPKGVRCPMELSTYFRINAANTGQFERTLIVADDESYVSYLEGCTAPQRDENQLHAAVVEIYAAKNAEVKYSTVQNWYPGDKNGKGGIYNFVTKRGICAGDHAKISWTQVETGSAITWKYPSCILKGDNSVGEFYSVAVTNNYQQADTGTKMVHIGKNTRSRIVSKGISAGKSQNSYRGQVEIMKRAENARNFSQCDSLLMGDQCGAHTFPYIDLKNKTAQVEHEATTSKIGEDQIFYCQQRGIDEETAVALIVNGFAKEVMNKLPMEFAVEAQKLLALTLEGSVG, from the coding sequence ATGAGTACTGACGATCAAATTTTAGAAGAATTTACCTCCAAAGAATACGAACACGGGTGGTCCGTAGATTTTGAAGCTGATGAAGCCCCTTTAGGAATCAATGAAGATATTGTTCGTTTCATTTCTGCAAAGAAAGAAGAACCTCAATGGCTTCTGGACTGGAGACTAAAGGCATTTGATCAGTGGAAGAAAATGACTGAGCCTAAATGGGCAAACATTAACTATCCCGGAGTTGACTATCAAGCCATCAGGTATTATTCCGCTCCTAAACAAGATAAAAAACCCAAAAGCCTTGAAGAGGTAGATCCAGAACTTCTAAAGACTTTCGAACGTCTCGGTATTTCACTCACTGAGCAAAAAAGGCTTACGGGTGTCGCTGTAGATGCCGTAATTGACTCAGTGTCAGTAGCTACTACTTTTAAGGATAAACTATCAGAACTCGGCGTAATATTCTGTTCATTCAGTGAAGCAGTACACGAACACCCGGAATTGATAAAAAAATATTTGGGTTCTGTTGTCCCAGCCAACGATAATTATTTTGCTGCTTTAAATTCTGCCGTATTCTCTGACGGTTCCTTCTGTTACATACCCAAAGGCGTAAGGTGTCCAATGGAGCTTTCAACCTATTTCCGCATCAATGCGGCAAATACAGGACAATTTGAAAGAACACTTATTGTAGCAGACGATGAAAGTTATGTAAGCTACCTAGAAGGATGTACTGCCCCACAAAGGGATGAAAACCAACTGCATGCTGCTGTTGTAGAAATCTATGCAGCCAAAAATGCCGAAGTAAAATATTCAACGGTACAGAACTGGTACCCAGGAGACAAAAACGGAAAAGGCGGTATTTACAATTTCGTAACCAAAAGAGGGATTTGTGCAGGTGATCATGCTAAGATCTCATGGACACAGGTAGAGACTGGATCTGCAATCACCTGGAAATATCCATCTTGTATCTTAAAAGGAGATAATTCGGTAGGTGAATTCTATTCAGTAGCTGTAACCAATAATTATCAACAAGCCGATACGGGTACCAAAATGGTTCATATTGGTAAGAATACTAGGTCCAGAATAGTTTCTAAAGGAATATCTGCTGGTAAATCTCAGAATAGCTATCGTGGGCAAGTAGAAATAATGAAGCGCGCTGAGAATGCAAGAAACTTCTCACAATGCGATTCATTGTTGATGGGTGATCAGTGTGGTGCTCATACATTCCCATACATAGACCTTAAGAATAAAACAGCACAGGTAGAGCATGAAGCTACCACCTCCAAGATTGGAGAAGATCAAATCTTCTATTGCCAACAACGAGGGATCGACGAAGAAACTGCTGTAGCACTCATTGTAAATGGGTTTGCGAAAGAAGTAATGAACAAACTCCCAATGGAGTTTGCTGTGGAAGCTCAAAAATTGTTGGCGCTCACCCTGGAAGGAAGCGTCGGATAA
- a CDS encoding ABC-three component system protein, with protein MAKNSARNYSQLTIKRLYGLSRNNCAFPSCPVELLSSEDETNFSNICHIEDANPSLHKSDRYNPNMTDDERRDFKNLLLLCPNHHIETNDIEKYTVKVLRDMKRNHESQTKQKLSGKDLIGKHPSALNTVIGHIGTDFFGDNLPDEPITAPNPELKIQFNHVIQYRPIIEEYSAYQGRLSKIYDEIERIGSTKKELVLRNIKKLYLKEKGKYNSFDEIKENADSIFSNVESELWELIDKSDNTNNDLPIEAIEISLLVIMVDAFMRCNILEEPPKA; from the coding sequence ATGGCAAAAAACAGTGCACGAAATTATTCTCAACTTACAATCAAACGCCTTTATGGTTTGTCAAGGAATAATTGTGCATTCCCTAGTTGTCCAGTCGAACTACTAAGTTCGGAAGACGAAACCAATTTTTCGAATATTTGTCATATTGAGGATGCAAACCCAAGCTTGCATAAATCAGATCGCTACAATCCAAATATGACAGATGATGAAAGAAGAGATTTTAAGAACTTACTCCTTCTTTGCCCTAATCACCATATCGAGACAAATGACATAGAGAAATATACCGTGAAAGTACTTCGGGACATGAAGAGGAATCACGAGTCTCAAACAAAACAAAAATTATCTGGGAAAGATTTAATTGGTAAACACCCATCTGCTTTAAATACGGTTATCGGCCACATTGGGACTGATTTTTTTGGTGATAATTTGCCAGATGAACCTATAACGGCTCCTAATCCAGAATTGAAGATTCAGTTTAATCATGTAATCCAATACAGGCCAATAATTGAAGAATACAGTGCCTATCAGGGGAGACTTAGTAAGATTTACGATGAAATCGAAAGAATCGGGTCAACTAAAAAAGAACTCGTCTTAAGAAATATTAAAAAATTGTATCTCAAAGAAAAAGGCAAGTACAACTCATTTGATGAGATTAAAGAAAATGCTGATTCAATATTTTCCAATGTTGAGAGTGAACTTTGGGAACTAATAGATAAAAGTGATAATACCAACAATGATTTACCAATCGAAGCAATTGAGATTAGCCTTCTTGTAATTATGGTTGATGCATTTATGCGATGTAATATTTTAGAAGAACCACCTAAAGCATGA
- a CDS encoding SufE family protein translates to MDQIKQRQEEIIEEFSMLDGDMEMTLDYIMELGAELGEFPEEYRLDDNIVKGCQSKVWMTAQLDNERVQFRADSNTAITKGLVSLLVRVLSQSPPTDVMNAEIYFPKQIGMDRFIGTQRSNGFAAMIKQMKMYALALTAKQES, encoded by the coding sequence ATGGATCAGATCAAGCAACGTCAGGAAGAGATTATTGAGGAGTTCTCCATGCTAGATGGGGATATGGAAATGACGCTGGATTACATCATGGAACTTGGCGCTGAATTAGGAGAATTTCCAGAGGAATATAGACTTGATGACAACATCGTCAAAGGCTGCCAATCCAAAGTGTGGATGACGGCTCAACTGGATAATGAGAGAGTTCAATTCAGAGCTGACTCCAATACAGCCATCACAAAAGGTCTGGTAAGCTTGTTAGTTAGGGTACTGAGTCAATCACCTCCAACAGATGTGATGAATGCAGAGATTTACTTTCCCAAGCAAATAGGCATGGATAGATTCATAGGCACACAAAGGTCTAATGGGTTTGCCGCAATGATCAAGCAAATGAAAATGTATGCGTTAGCGCTTACTGCAAAGCAAGAATCATGA
- a CDS encoding ABC-three component system middle component 6 gives MILDRNIHPERDLYFLGGQLIDYLDKYEKEEIDFFDLYIVANKDQSLTMNLYTLVLDWLFILGIIKKGKNGMLQKCF, from the coding sequence ATGATTTTAGATAGAAATATTCATCCAGAAAGAGATTTATATTTCCTTGGTGGTCAACTCATTGATTACCTTGATAAATATGAGAAGGAAGAGATTGATTTTTTTGATCTTTATATTGTTGCAAACAAGGATCAAAGTTTAACCATGAATTTATACACTCTGGTATTAGACTGGTTGTTCATTTTGGGTATTATTAAAAAAGGCAAAAACGGGATGCTCCAAAAATGTTTCTAG
- a CDS encoding BrxA/BrxB family bacilliredoxin translates to MYPAELVAPMKAQLTQNGFEDLTSADAVVNHLTDHKGTSLLVINSVCGCAAGTCRPGVLRSLEKSEKKPDNLTTVFAGFDLDATRKAREFTLPFPPSSPAIALFKDGELAHMVERHHIEGRSAEMIADHLEQVYEEFC, encoded by the coding sequence ATGTACCCTGCGGAATTAGTAGCTCCGATGAAAGCTCAACTTACTCAAAATGGATTCGAAGATTTAACTTCTGCTGATGCAGTTGTGAATCATCTGACAGATCATAAAGGAACATCACTTTTAGTGATCAACTCAGTATGTGGATGTGCCGCTGGTACATGCCGACCTGGCGTTTTACGCTCTCTTGAAAAGTCAGAGAAGAAGCCGGATAATCTGACAACCGTATTTGCGGGTTTTGATCTAGACGCAACGCGAAAGGCGCGTGAATTCACGCTTCCTTTTCCTCCATCATCACCGGCTATCGCTTTATTCAAAGATGGCGAGCTAGCACATATGGTGGAAAGACACCACATTGAAGGAAGATCTGCTGAGATGATCGCAGATCACCTGGAGCAGGTATACGAAGAGTTCTGCTAG
- a CDS encoding winged helix-turn-helix transcriptional regulator, producing MSKNYDIDNVDLKILNILSEDAKMPYTEVAKKVFVSGGTVHVRMKKLEEMGIVKGTTLKIDYGKLGYDITCFLGIYLEKSSLYDRVVSELKEISEIATIRYTTGNYNIFCKIYCKDTQHLKDVLHDKIQKVDGIESTETFISLEESVNKHLTF from the coding sequence ATGAGTAAAAATTATGATATTGATAACGTCGATTTGAAAATCCTCAACATTCTATCAGAAGATGCTAAAATGCCTTACACTGAAGTCGCTAAAAAAGTATTCGTATCTGGCGGTACTGTGCATGTGAGAATGAAAAAACTAGAGGAAATGGGGATCGTTAAAGGTACAACCCTAAAAATCGACTATGGAAAGCTAGGGTATGACATCACATGCTTTTTAGGGATTTACCTGGAGAAAAGTTCACTTTATGATAGAGTGGTGAGTGAGTTAAAAGAGATCTCGGAAATTGCAACTATTAGGTACACTACTGGTAACTATAACATCTTCTGCAAGATTTATTGTAAAGACACGCAACATCTAAAGGATGTTCTTCATGATAAAATTCAAAAAGTAGATGGAATAGAAAGCACCGAAACCTTTATTTCATTGGAGGAAAGTGTGAATAAACACCTCACTTTTTAA
- a CDS encoding iron-sulfur cluster assembly protein, whose protein sequence is MSETKTNNDILALKEEVVRAIKNVFDPEIPVDVYELGLIYEINILPINNVEIIMTLTSPSCPAAESIPSEIEMNVKAVESVNDVNIELTFDPPYATEMMSEEAKLELGFM, encoded by the coding sequence ATGAGTGAAACGAAAACAAATAACGATATTCTCGCACTGAAGGAAGAGGTGGTACGTGCCATCAAAAATGTATTTGACCCTGAGATCCCCGTTGATGTCTATGAATTGGGACTTATCTATGAGATCAATATTCTACCTATTAATAATGTAGAGATTATCATGACATTGACGTCTCCCTCCTGCCCTGCTGCTGAGAGTATCCCCAGCGAAATAGAAATGAACGTGAAGGCTGTAGAGAGTGTTAACGATGTGAATATAGAATTGACCTTTGATCCACCTTATGCTACAGAGATGATGTCTGAGGAAGCTAAGTTGGAACTTGGTTTTATGTAA
- the sufC gene encoding Fe-S cluster assembly ATPase SufC, with the protein MISIKNLQASIEDKEILKGIDLEVKAGEVHAIMGPNGSGKSTLASVLAGREDYDVTGGSVTFEGNDLLELSPEERAQKGIFLAFQYPVEIPGVSTTNFLKTALNQVREARGEKALDAVHFLKRMKEKMKLVDIDQALLSRSLNEGFSGGEKKRNEIFQMAMLEPKLSILDETDSGLDIDALKIVADGVNKLKTENTASIVVTHYQRLLDYIVPDYVHVLYKGRIVKSGDKSLALELEEKGYDWIKEEVAAV; encoded by the coding sequence ATGATAAGTATCAAAAACTTACAAGCCTCTATTGAGGACAAGGAAATACTCAAAGGCATTGATCTGGAAGTAAAAGCAGGCGAAGTACATGCTATCATGGGACCAAATGGTTCAGGTAAAAGTACATTAGCATCTGTTCTGGCAGGAAGAGAAGACTATGATGTTACTGGAGGATCAGTGACTTTCGAAGGAAATGACCTACTAGAATTGAGCCCAGAAGAAAGAGCTCAAAAAGGAATATTCCTGGCCTTTCAATACCCTGTTGAAATACCAGGAGTGTCCACAACAAACTTTTTGAAAACTGCTCTCAATCAAGTGAGAGAAGCTAGAGGAGAAAAAGCACTTGACGCAGTTCATTTCCTTAAGCGCATGAAGGAAAAAATGAAGCTAGTCGATATCGACCAAGCCCTGCTGAGCAGATCATTGAACGAAGGATTCTCCGGTGGTGAAAAGAAAAGGAATGAAATTTTTCAAATGGCTATGTTAGAGCCTAAGCTTTCGATCCTTGATGAGACAGACTCAGGACTGGATATCGATGCATTGAAGATTGTTGCAGATGGAGTAAACAAATTAAAGACAGAAAACACCGCTTCAATAGTGGTAACACACTATCAAAGACTTCTCGATTACATCGTCCCTGATTATGTACATGTCCTTTACAAAGGAAGAATAGTGAAATCCGGAGATAAGAGCTTAGCATTAGAGTTAGAAGAAAAAGGATACGATTGGATTAAGGAAGAAGTAGCTGCAGTATGA
- a CDS encoding cysteine desulfurase produces MSTATASLDIEKIRSQFPVLDQEVNGKPLIYFDNAATSQTAKAVVDSLIQFYEKDHANIHRGIHTLAERSTKAFEETRERVQQFINAAEADEIIFTKGTTESINLVAQSWGSKFLKKGDEILVSQLEHHSNIVPWQLAAEKVGAVIKVIPINEKGEILVDAYKKLLNKRTALVAVNFVSNSLGTINPVKEIIDAAQQFDAITLIDAAQAAPHVKLDVQELDCDFLALSSHKMYGPTGVGVLYGKRDMLEAIPPYQGGGEMIKDVSFDGTTFNDIPYKFEAGTPNIGEVIAFKYAMDFIDGLGHENIAEYEHELLTYATEKLEEIPGFNAIGTADNKASVISFLLDDVHPYDLGQLLDARGIAVRTGHHCTQPLMDYLQIDGTVRASFAVYNTKEEIDIFCEAVENIVKKFS; encoded by the coding sequence ATGAGTACGGCTACAGCATCGCTTGATATCGAAAAGATCAGAAGTCAATTCCCTGTTCTTGACCAAGAGGTGAATGGAAAACCTTTGATCTATTTTGACAATGCGGCTACTTCCCAAACAGCAAAAGCAGTAGTTGATTCATTGATCCAATTTTACGAAAAAGATCACGCAAATATTCATCGAGGTATTCACACCTTAGCTGAACGTTCTACAAAAGCATTTGAAGAGACGCGTGAGCGAGTTCAGCAGTTTATAAATGCTGCAGAAGCTGATGAAATCATCTTCACAAAAGGAACGACCGAAAGCATCAATTTAGTTGCCCAATCATGGGGCTCTAAATTCCTGAAAAAAGGTGATGAGATACTGGTATCACAACTGGAGCATCATTCCAATATTGTCCCTTGGCAACTAGCTGCTGAAAAAGTAGGTGCCGTGATCAAAGTCATTCCAATCAACGAAAAAGGAGAAATCTTAGTTGATGCTTACAAAAAACTACTGAATAAGAGAACTGCTCTTGTGGCAGTGAATTTTGTTTCTAATTCCCTGGGGACAATTAATCCCGTAAAAGAAATCATTGATGCAGCTCAACAGTTTGACGCTATTACGTTGATTGATGCAGCTCAAGCGGCACCTCATGTAAAGCTCGATGTTCAAGAACTGGATTGCGATTTTCTCGCCTTGTCTAGTCATAAGATGTACGGGCCGACTGGCGTTGGTGTTCTTTATGGGAAAAGGGATATGTTAGAAGCCATCCCTCCGTATCAAGGAGGTGGTGAAATGATTAAAGACGTTTCATTTGATGGCACCACATTTAATGACATCCCTTACAAGTTTGAAGCAGGCACACCAAATATTGGAGAAGTAATCGCCTTCAAATACGCCATGGACTTCATCGATGGACTAGGGCATGAAAACATAGCCGAATATGAACATGAGCTATTGACTTACGCTACTGAGAAACTGGAAGAAATTCCTGGCTTCAATGCGATAGGGACGGCAGACAACAAAGCGAGTGTTATTTCATTTTTATTGGATGATGTCCACCCGTATGATCTTGGTCAACTCTTAGACGCCAGAGGCATTGCTGTCCGAACAGGGCATCATTGTACTCAGCCACTGATGGATTACCTACAGATTGATGGAACTGTAAGGGCTTCATTTGCGGTTTACAATACCAAAGAAGAAATAGACATCTTTTGTGAGGCAGTGGAAAACATTGTGAAGAAATTTAGCTGA